A region from the Mycolicibacterium litorale genome encodes:
- a CDS encoding GuaB1 family IMP dehydrogenase-related protein → MRFLDGHHPAYDLTYDDVFVVPQRSDVPSRFDVDLSTVDGSGTTIPVVVANMTAVAGRRMAETVARRGGLVVLPQDLPISAVQQTVDFVKSRDLVVDTPVTLEPDAAVSDAMALIHKRAHGAAVVVFEGRPIGLITEAACQDVDRFTRVRDVAITDFVTAPVGTEPRKVFDLLEHAHVGVAVLTEADGTLAGVLTRTGAVRTGIYSPAVDRHGRLRIAAAVGINGDVGAKARALAEVGVDLLVIDTAHGHQTKMIDAIRAVASLELGLPIAAGNVVSAEGTRDLIAAGASIIKVGVGPGAMCTTRMMTGVGRPQFSAVVECAAAARELGVHVWADGGVRHPRDVALALAAGAANVMIGSWFAGTYESPGDLMRDRENRPYKESYGMASKRAVAARTAADSPFDRARKALFEEGISTSRMSLDPARGGVEDLLDHITSGVRSTCTYVGAATLPELHEKVVLGVQSAAGFAEGRPLPTGW, encoded by the coding sequence ATGAGATTTCTCGACGGCCACCACCCGGCCTACGACCTGACCTATGACGACGTCTTCGTCGTGCCGCAGCGGTCGGACGTCCCGTCGCGCTTCGACGTCGACCTGTCCACCGTCGACGGGTCCGGCACGACGATTCCCGTCGTCGTCGCCAACATGACCGCGGTCGCGGGCAGGCGGATGGCCGAGACGGTCGCGCGCCGCGGCGGTCTGGTGGTGCTCCCCCAGGATCTGCCGATCTCGGCGGTGCAGCAGACCGTCGACTTCGTCAAGAGCCGCGACCTCGTGGTCGACACCCCGGTGACGCTCGAACCCGACGCCGCGGTCTCCGATGCGATGGCGCTGATCCACAAGCGCGCGCACGGGGCGGCGGTGGTCGTCTTCGAGGGCCGCCCGATCGGTCTGATCACCGAGGCGGCCTGTCAGGACGTCGACCGCTTCACCCGGGTCCGCGACGTGGCGATCACCGACTTCGTCACCGCACCGGTGGGCACCGAACCGCGCAAGGTCTTCGACCTGCTCGAACACGCCCATGTCGGTGTCGCGGTGCTCACCGAGGCGGACGGCACGCTGGCCGGGGTGCTCACGCGCACGGGCGCGGTCCGCACCGGCATCTACTCACCCGCCGTCGACCGGCACGGCCGGCTGCGGATCGCGGCCGCCGTCGGCATCAACGGTGACGTCGGCGCCAAGGCGCGCGCCCTGGCGGAGGTCGGGGTCGACCTGCTGGTGATCGACACCGCCCACGGACATCAGACCAAGATGATCGACGCGATCCGCGCGGTGGCGTCGCTCGAGCTGGGGCTGCCGATCGCGGCGGGCAACGTGGTCTCGGCCGAAGGCACCCGGGACCTGATCGCCGCCGGCGCCTCGATCATCAAGGTCGGCGTCGGTCCCGGCGCCATGTGCACCACCCGGATGATGACCGGCGTCGGCCGTCCACAGTTCTCCGCAGTGGTCGAATGTGCCGCGGCGGCAAGGGAACTCGGCGTCCACGTGTGGGCCGACGGCGGGGTCCGCCACCCCCGCGACGTGGCGCTGGCACTCGCGGCGGGCGCGGCCAACGTGATGATCGGCTCGTGGTTCGCCGGCACCTACGAATCACCCGGCGACCTGATGCGCGACCGCGAGAACCGTCCGTACAAGGAGAGCTACGGGATGGCATCCAAGCGGGCGGTCGCGGCGCGCACCGCCGCCGACAGCCCGTTCGACCGAGCCCGTAAGGCGCTGTTCGAAGAGGGCATCTCGACATCGCGGATGAGCCTGGACCCGGCCCGCGGCGGGGTCGAGGACCTGCTCGATCACATCACCTCCGGGGTCCGCAGCACCTGCACCTACGTCGGTGCGGCGACACTGCCCGAGTTGCACGAGAAGGTGGTGCTCGGAGTGCAGTCGGCGGCCGGGTTCGCCGAGGGCCGCCCCCTTCCGACCGGTTGGTGA
- a CDS encoding hemolysin family protein, with the protein MGGDLFGVLLTVLLLALNAFFVASEFALISARRDRLEALVEQGKKSAVTVIRAGEHLSLMLAGSQLGITICSILLGRVGEPAVAHLLEKPFGLLGIPDAVLHSVSFVVALSVVVTLHVLLGEMVPKNIAIAGPESAAMLLIPVYLVYIRAARPLIAFYNWCANATLRACGVEPKDELDVNVSTVELSEMIAESVSEGLLDPEEHTRLTRALQIRNRSVRDVAMPLDTIHAVPASAPGRGPTVAAVERALAETGYSRFPVTAPSGQYLGYLHIKDVLPLVDDPDAVLDRSMVRPLPQLPASLPLPDALSRLRRTNSHLALVTSDGAITAMVALEDLVEDLVGTVRDGTHRR; encoded by the coding sequence ATGGGTGGCGATCTGTTCGGTGTCCTGCTGACGGTGCTGCTGCTGGCGCTCAACGCGTTCTTCGTCGCCTCGGAGTTCGCGCTCATCTCGGCGCGCCGCGACCGGCTCGAGGCCCTGGTCGAACAGGGCAAGAAGAGTGCGGTGACGGTGATCCGTGCCGGTGAGCACCTCTCGCTGATGCTGGCCGGCTCCCAGCTCGGCATCACGATCTGTTCGATCCTGCTGGGCCGCGTCGGCGAACCGGCGGTGGCGCATCTGCTCGAGAAACCGTTCGGGTTGCTCGGCATCCCCGACGCGGTGCTGCACTCGGTCTCGTTCGTGGTGGCGTTGAGTGTGGTGGTCACGCTGCACGTGCTGCTGGGCGAGATGGTGCCGAAGAACATCGCGATCGCCGGTCCGGAGTCGGCGGCGATGCTGCTCATCCCGGTTTATCTGGTCTACATCCGGGCCGCGCGGCCGCTGATCGCGTTCTACAACTGGTGCGCGAACGCGACGCTGCGGGCGTGCGGGGTCGAGCCCAAGGACGAACTCGACGTCAACGTGTCCACGGTGGAGCTGTCGGAGATGATCGCCGAATCGGTCTCGGAGGGTCTGCTGGACCCCGAGGAGCACACCCGGCTGACGCGTGCCCTGCAGATCCGCAACCGCTCGGTCAGGGACGTGGCGATGCCGCTGGACACCATCCACGCCGTTCCGGCCTCGGCTCCCGGTCGCGGGCCGACGGTCGCGGCCGTCGAGCGGGCGCTGGCCGAGACCGGCTATTCGCGCTTCCCGGTCACCGCACCCTCCGGGCAGTACCTCGGCTATCTCCACATCAAGGACGTGCTGCCCCTGGTCGACGACCCCGATGCGGTGCTGGACCGGTCGATGGTGCGCCCGTTGCCGCAGCTGCCCGCGTCGCTGCCGCTGCCCGATGCGCTGTCGCGGCTGCGCCGCACCAACAGCCACCTCGCGCTGGTCACCTCCGACGGGGCGATCACCGCGATGGTCGCCCTGGAGGACCTCGTGGAGGACCTGGTCGGCACCGTGCGCGACGGAACACATCGGCGGTGA
- a CDS encoding 3-methyladenine DNA glycosylase, with translation MVEFLDESAWAQRAGAHRDRVDAFCAPHRERRRTGRAHPVWDFLFTYYSLRPRRLRWWHPGFGVVLTGAAARGYLGRTGYREVRGGVTVTAEHLRARADTVGFVAGLLRATAARPARLNCFGLHEWAMVYRSPDTRHGAVPLRLGHAGTDAVVESMSLRCSHFDAYRFFTDAAVGRNAEPLSRERQVETEQPGCLHAAMDLYKWAYKLAPLVPSDLVMDGLELAADARLLDMRASPYDLREYGFEPIAVETPGGRADYVRAQQEIADRAAPLRATLTARCDALLTALDADDTDAVRAGFAVFTDG, from the coding sequence ATGGTCGAGTTCCTCGACGAATCGGCCTGGGCGCAGCGTGCGGGCGCCCACCGGGATCGGGTGGACGCGTTCTGCGCACCGCATCGTGAGCGGCGCCGCACCGGACGCGCCCATCCGGTATGGGATTTCCTGTTCACCTACTACAGCCTGCGGCCGCGTCGGCTGCGGTGGTGGCATCCGGGTTTCGGTGTGGTGCTCACCGGTGCCGCGGCCCGGGGATACCTGGGGCGCACCGGCTACCGCGAGGTCCGGGGCGGGGTCACGGTGACCGCCGAGCACCTTCGGGCCCGCGCGGACACGGTGGGTTTCGTGGCCGGGTTGCTGCGCGCCACCGCCGCGAGACCGGCCCGGCTGAACTGCTTCGGACTGCACGAGTGGGCGATGGTCTACCGATCCCCCGACACCAGGCACGGCGCGGTGCCGTTGCGGCTCGGGCACGCGGGTACCGACGCGGTGGTGGAGTCGATGTCGTTGCGCTGCAGCCACTTCGACGCCTACCGCTTCTTCACCGATGCCGCGGTCGGGCGCAATGCCGAGCCGTTGAGCCGCGAGCGCCAGGTCGAGACCGAGCAGCCGGGCTGCCTTCATGCGGCGATGGATCTGTACAAGTGGGCCTACAAGCTGGCCCCGTTGGTGCCGTCGGATCTGGTGATGGACGGCCTGGAGCTCGCCGCCGACGCCCGGCTGCTGGACATGCGCGCCAGTCCATATGACCTGCGGGAGTATGGATTCGAGCCGATCGCTGTCGAAACCCCTGGTGGACGCGCCGACTATGTCAGGGCGCAGCAGGAGATCGCCGACCGGGCGGCCCCGCTGCGCGCCACACTGACGGCCCGTTGTGACGCGCTCCTCACCGCTTTGGACGCCGACGACACGGACGCGGTGCGCGCTGGATTCGCCGTCTTTACCGATGGGTAA
- a CDS encoding hemolysin family protein, which translates to MSVAYTVLSLLAIVALTAGTAVFVAAEFSLTALERSTVEANARSGHRRDQLVRRAHRTLSFQLSGAQVGISITTLATGYLAEPVVARLLHPGLDAIGLSEQAASGTALFLAILIATSLSMVFGELVPKNLAVARAVPTARAAAPPQLLFSTIFTPLIRLTNGTANLILRRLGIEPAEELRSARSVQELISLVRNSARSGSLDAVTAVLVDRSLQFGERTAEELMTPRTEIEALQADDTVADLIAAAIETGYSRFPIVEGDLDATIGVVHVKQVFAVPRADRERTRLAAIAIPVATVPSTLDGDAVMTQIRANGLQTALVVDEYGGTAGMVTVEDLIEEIVGDVRDEHDDATPDVVAAGEGWRVSGLLRIDEVATGTGFRAPEGEYETIGGLVLQELGHIPEVGDSVDLTAFDPDGPIEDPIRWRATVVRMDGRRIDLLELTELGRRGDTDEDGDDADPEEDR; encoded by the coding sequence ATGAGCGTCGCGTACACCGTGCTCTCGCTGCTCGCGATCGTGGCACTGACGGCGGGGACCGCGGTGTTCGTCGCCGCGGAGTTCTCGCTGACGGCGCTCGAACGCAGCACCGTCGAGGCGAATGCGCGCAGCGGCCATCGCCGCGACCAGCTCGTGCGGCGCGCGCATCGCACCCTGTCCTTCCAGCTCTCGGGCGCTCAGGTCGGTATCTCGATCACCACGCTGGCGACCGGTTACCTCGCCGAACCTGTGGTCGCGCGGCTGCTGCATCCCGGCCTCGACGCGATCGGGCTGTCCGAACAGGCCGCGAGCGGCACGGCGCTGTTCCTCGCGATCCTCATCGCCACCTCGCTGTCGATGGTGTTCGGCGAACTGGTTCCGAAGAACCTCGCGGTCGCCCGCGCCGTCCCGACCGCCCGCGCGGCGGCGCCTCCGCAGCTGCTGTTCTCCACGATCTTCACGCCGCTGATCCGGCTCACCAACGGCACGGCGAACCTGATCCTGCGCCGGCTGGGTATCGAACCCGCCGAGGAGTTGCGTTCGGCGCGCTCGGTGCAGGAACTGATCTCGCTCGTGCGCAACTCCGCGCGCAGCGGCTCGCTGGACGCCGTGACCGCGGTGCTGGTCGACCGGTCGCTGCAGTTCGGCGAGCGCACCGCCGAGGAACTGATGACGCCGCGCACCGAGATCGAGGCGCTGCAGGCCGACGACACCGTCGCCGACCTGATCGCCGCGGCGATCGAGACCGGCTACTCCCGGTTCCCGATCGTCGAGGGCGACCTCGACGCCACGATCGGTGTCGTCCACGTCAAACAGGTGTTCGCCGTGCCGCGCGCCGACCGCGAGCGGACCCGGCTCGCCGCGATCGCGATCCCGGTCGCGACCGTGCCCTCGACGCTGGACGGCGATGCGGTGATGACGCAGATCCGCGCAAACGGACTGCAGACGGCGCTGGTGGTCGACGAGTACGGCGGTACGGCCGGCATGGTCACCGTCGAGGACCTGATCGAGGAGATCGTCGGCGACGTCCGCGACGAGCACGACGACGCGACCCCCGACGTGGTCGCTGCCGGGGAGGGCTGGCGGGTGTCGGGCCTGCTGCGCATCGACGAGGTGGCCACGGGCACCGGTTTCCGCGCCCCCGAAGGCGAGTACGAGACCATCGGCGGGCTGGTCCTGCAGGAGCTCGGGCACATCCCCGAGGTCGGCGATTCGGTCGACCTGACCGCATTCGACCCGGACGGACCGATCGAGGATCCGATCCGCTGGCGCGCCACCGTCGTCAGGATGGACGGCCGGCGCATCGACCTGCTGGAGCTGACCGAACTCGGACGCCGCGGCGACACCGACGAAGACGGCGACGACGCCGACCCGGAGGAGGACCGCTGA